GTGCAAGCCGATGCCAGCCCGTACGCCTGGCTCGAAGACCGTGGTCCAAAGGTCAACCTTCACGGGTGTGTCGATGATGCCACCGGTAAGATCCTGGCCCTTTGCTTCCGGCCTGAAGAGGATCTTTCCTCTGGCCTTGAATTTTCCCGGTTCCGCCGCACTGCGGGCAACTGCTCAGCAATAACTCCGCCAGGCTGGGATGGACCTTTTTCCTGGTCAGCTCCACCAGGCCGAGCCGGGTCAGCCCCATGATGTGGGTCCGCCGCCGGTCCTTCCTGATTTCCTCGCCCAGCACCTCGAGCACCCGGTTCCGGTGCTCCTCGTGGCTCATGTCGATGAAGTCGATGATGATGATCCCGCCCAGGTTGCGCAACCGCAACTGCCGCGCGATCTCCACCGCCGCCTCGAGGTTGGTCTTGTAAACGGTGTCCTCCAGGTCCACGCGACCGGTGAACCGGCCGGTGTTCACGTCGATCACGGTCAACGCCTCGGCCTGGTCGAAGATCAGGTATCCGCCGCACCGCAGCCAGGTCTTGCGCTGCAGTGCTTTGTTGATCTCCTGGTTCACATTGTAGGCTTCAAAGATATCGGGCTTGTCTTCCCAAAACACCCGGGATTTCAGTTTGGGGTTCACGGTGTCCAGAATGGTCAGGGATCGCGCGTAGCCGGTAAACGAATCAAGCACCAGGCGTTCGATTTCTTCCGTAAAGAGGTCCCGAATAATCCGCGGCAAAAGCCCGCACTCCCGGTACAGCAGTGACGGGGCCGCGGCGCCGGACTCCCGCTTCTTTATATCATACCAGAGCTTCTCCAACTCCCGGACGTCGTCGGCCAGCACCTCGGCGGCGATCCCCCGGGCGGCGGTGCGCACGATCGCGCCCATCCCGTTGGGCCGCGCCCGGTGTACCACTTCCCGGAGACGTTCCCGTTCCGATTCGTCCTCGATGCGCCGGGAGATGCCGATGTGGTTCACCGTCGGCATCAGCACCGTGTAATGTCCGGGCAGATTTACCCGCATGGTCACCCGGGGCCCTTTGTTGCCCAGGGGATCTTTGGCCACCTGTACGATCACTTCCTGGCCCGGGTGCAAAAGGTCCCTGATGCCGGCGTCCGTGCGGCCGGACTGCCCCAACACGTCATTCACGTAGAGAAAAGCGTTCCGGTCCAGCCCCACGTTTACAAAGGCCGCCTCGATTCCGGGCAGCACGTTCTCGACCACACCTTTAAAAATGCTCCCAACCAGGCAGATCTCTTCGTCCGGCTCTATATATACCTCCATCGGCACCCGGTTTTCAAGCAGCGCCACCCGTGTGGCGTTATCCCGGGTACTGATCACTATTTCTCTTTTCAGCACTGGCTGCCTCCTCATACCTCCATTAATTCACAGGTCCCAGAGAAGAACACCCTCCCGGGACAGTACTGCGGTCCGCAAAATGTTGAAGCTCTCCGCATCCAGCTCCAGGACAACCCCCAGCGCCTGCATGACTTCATCCGGACGTACGTTCCGCGCCGAGCCGGCCTCCAGTTCCATAGTCAGTTTCAGCCGGTCACCGTCGCTTTGTGCCGTCAGACGGCGGAGGCCTGGACGGATGTCTTTGCGCCTGATTCCCTTGGCGGTCTTCCGTTCGGTTACAATCTCCCCGCGGGCCAGGAAGCGAGCTACTCCCTCCTCCAGATGTCCTGCCGAAAACCCCCGGGGCAGATCCCCCGCCGCGAGATAGCAGGCCCGGCTCACCAAACTCATCAGCGGCGGACCGGCGGCGCTCCGGGCCCCGAAAGGCACAAGCCCTCCCGGCAGGTTCCGACACAGCCGGTCCAATACTTCATCCGGGGCCAGGTCGCCCTCCAGCTCCAGGTCGACGTATTCCCGGCACCCGCTGGTGCCGACCGGCAAGGGGGCGGCGAATACCAGTTTCGGCCGCGGGTTGAATCCCTGACTGTACGCCAGCGGCAGCTCCGCCCGCCGGGCGGCGCGTTCAAAGGCGCGCATTACGTCCAGGTGCGAAATAAACCGGGCCTGCCCCTCTTGGCGGTAAACGAGCCTAACCCGCACCGCCACCGGCCTCCAAGACGCGGGGTTCAACTGCCAGCCCCGGACAGAGACCGCACCCGGCACACTTCTGTCCCCGGCAGTCCGGCGTGGTCTCTCCGGTCAGGGCCCGTTGGTGCTCAAGCTTCAGATACTCCCGGTCCACTCCGGTGTCCAGGTGATCCCACGGTAGTACGTCCGTATACCGGTAGGCCCGGTTCGCGTAGGCGCCCGGATCAAGGCCGGTTTCGGAGAAGGCGCGCTGCCACAGGTCGAACCGGAAACACTCCCGCCAACCGTCCATGCGGCAGCCCAATTCCAGGGCCCGGGTCAGCACGGCCCCCAACCTGCGGTCCCCGCGCGCGAACACGGCCTCCAGAAAGCTGGTCTCCGGTTCGTGCCCGCGGTACACCAGGTTCCTGCCTCTGAGGGCGCCCTGCAAAAAAGCCTGCCTCTCCCGCAATTCGGGCAGAGGGGTCTGGGCTTCCCACTGGAACGGGGTGTGCGGTTTGGGCACAAATGACGCCGTGCTGACGGTGACGTTGAGGCGCCCCCTGGCCACGCCGCATTCCCAGCCCCGCTCCAACACTCTCCGGGCCAAACGGGCGATTCCGGCGATGTCGTCCAGGGTCTCGGTCGGGAGTCCCAACATAAAATAGAGCTTGACCCGATGCCACCCGGCCGTAAAGGCCGCCCCGACCGCCTGCAGGAGGTCCTCGTCCGTCACCTGCTTGTTGATCACGTCCCGCAGGCGCTGGCTGCCGGCCTCCGGAGCGAAGGTCAGACCGCTTTTGCGTACGGCCTGCACCGCGCGGGCCAGCTCGACCGCAAAAGCATCCACCCGCAGGGACGGCAAAGAGACGTTCACCTGTTCTCCCTGG
This DNA window, taken from Bacillota bacterium, encodes the following:
- a CDS encoding Rne/Rng family ribonuclease, which produces MLKREIVISTRDNATRVALLENRVPMEVYIEPDEEICLVGSIFKGVVENVLPGIEAAFVNVGLDRNAFLYVNDVLGQSGRTDAGIRDLLHPGQEVIVQVAKDPLGNKGPRVTMRVNLPGHYTVLMPTVNHIGISRRIEDESERERLREVVHRARPNGMGAIVRTAARGIAAEVLADDVRELEKLWYDIKKRESGAAAPSLLYRECGLLPRIIRDLFTEEIERLVLDSFTGYARSLTILDTVNPKLKSRVFWEDKPDIFEAYNVNQEINKALQRKTWLRCGGYLIFDQAEALTVIDVNTGRFTGRVDLEDTVYKTNLEAAVEIARQLRLRNLGGIIIIDFIDMSHEEHRNRVLEVLGEEIRKDRRRTHIMGLTRLGLVELTRKKVHPSLAELLLSSCPQCGGTGKIQGQRKDPLQAGSKGPGSYRWHHRHTREG
- a CDS encoding TIGR03936 family radical SAM-associated protein — protein: MRVRLVYRQEGQARFISHLDVMRAFERAARRAELPLAYSQGFNPRPKLVFAAPLPVGTSGCREYVDLELEGDLAPDEVLDRLCRNLPGGLVPFGARSAAGPPLMSLVSRACYLAAGDLPRGFSAGHLEEGVARFLARGEIVTERKTAKGIRRKDIRPGLRRLTAQSDGDRLKLTMELEAGSARNVRPDEVMQALGVVLELDAESFNILRTAVLSREGVLLWDL